From Gammaproteobacteria bacterium, a single genomic window includes:
- a CDS encoding ATP-binding protein, with product MTNNALKYTEKGGVLLTCRKQKESLEIYVIDTGSGLNNDEKELIFKDFYRLDKHVSNKQEQGLGLGLSIVDRIIKQLGHNLTIRSIPGKGSSFRLTVPMVTPEIIQLENTTVTTEKQTQQVSKAKILCIDNDGRILEGMNLLVSNWGYPIRCALGRTQAYQILDDGFAPEILLVDYHLDNETGLQLIEDVFKKYQFQCPVIVITANRTEELKAEIEQGNFYLLNKPIRPAVLRSIINKLQI from the coding sequence TGTTACTGACTTGCAGAAAACAAAAAGAATCGCTGGAAATTTATGTGATTGATACAGGTTCCGGATTAAATAATGACGAAAAAGAATTGATATTTAAGGATTTTTATCGTCTTGATAAACATGTTTCCAATAAGCAAGAACAAGGTCTTGGGTTAGGATTATCCATTGTTGACCGAATTATCAAGCAGCTTGGACATAATTTAACAATCCGCTCAATCCCTGGAAAAGGTTCATCTTTTAGACTGACAGTCCCAATGGTTACTCCTGAAATCATTCAGTTGGAAAACACCACTGTTACAACTGAAAAACAAACTCAGCAAGTTTCAAAAGCCAAAATTTTATGCATCGACAACGACGGTCGAATTCTTGAAGGCATGAATTTGCTGGTTTCCAATTGGGGTTATCCTATTCGATGTGCATTAGGCAGGACACAGGCTTATCAAATTTTAGATGATGGTTTTGCCCCTGAGATTTTATTGGTTGACTATCATCTTGATAACGAAACAGGGTTACAATTGATTGAAGACGTTTTTAAAAAATATCAATTTCAATGTCCTGTGATTGTGATAACAGCCAACAGAACTGAAGAGTTAAAGGCAGAAATAGAACAAGGAAATTTCTATTTATTGAACAAACCGATTAGGCCTGCTGTATTAAGAAGTATAATAAACAAACTGCAAATTTAA
- a CDS encoding mechanosensitive ion channel, whose amino-acid sequence MKKINNIIVILMISGFLLFFTSVSFSQINLAVGNENSDAPAIPIVENLSVKWWQYFESANDIEEINHKFEEFLEGLKTSVAQNNINESEATIENIKTLFNQYVKQRYSDITAPTDESFTTQEKYTIKELLEYNNHILKIKKRIHQTEEEKQSINENLLSANQQIDQQKIKYYDLSNTNEDKIQAGLEWIILRIKLALENLRYSHIEEKNKYDINQLDFLNTNVSSMISKLEITENAKPDIDVQKLTDKLKNLEQKIDLFSIKLTESFDDSDESHIKKDIIKLDLALSLIESSKTQMLLQRNQHIELLTTMYNTSKVDLLEVRKYLTDSDIKAKENEKAIAEWQKLALNMLLLSISEQGNKTPKKILQLDKSKREKAQQVIKDLESLKSNNQENLFILGLINNKLKEVDTGFTKTWSLIKDFITSSKDNIVSFIYKPIFTINEYPVTLLPLIKLLLIIFVAYIISKIVTFFIHRIEKRLKIDRMNDRSSIYLMHRLLNYLIILISVITGFSVLGINLGNITLIAGALSVGIGFGLQNLVSNFVSGLTIMFERTLSVGDYIEVDGQTTGVVREIRARSTRINTNDNIDIIIPNSDLVTNKIINWTLKESIRRIKISFGVAYGTDKELVKKAALEAADNVQYTLHNIHGKEPDVWLMEFGDNSVNYLLLVWVAHYGLRRPNRIKNYYNWELDTAFKKYGIEIPFPQRDVHLNIVRKSKESNTDFKKTENEE is encoded by the coding sequence ATGAAAAAAATAAACAACATTATTGTCATATTGATGATATCAGGATTCTTGTTATTTTTTACGAGTGTTTCATTTTCACAAATAAACTTAGCAGTCGGAAATGAGAACTCAGACGCTCCTGCTATTCCAATAGTAGAGAATTTGTCAGTCAAATGGTGGCAGTACTTTGAATCAGCGAATGATATAGAAGAAATTAATCATAAATTTGAGGAGTTCTTAGAAGGATTAAAAACCAGTGTAGCCCAAAATAATATTAATGAGTCAGAAGCAACAATTGAAAACATCAAAACTCTTTTTAATCAATATGTTAAACAAAGATATTCAGATATCACAGCTCCAACTGATGAGTCTTTTACAACTCAAGAAAAATACACAATTAAGGAACTGCTTGAATATAATAATCATATTTTAAAAATCAAAAAGCGTATTCATCAAACTGAAGAAGAAAAACAATCAATCAATGAAAATCTTCTGTCTGCGAATCAACAAATTGATCAACAAAAAATTAAATACTATGATTTATCAAACACCAATGAAGATAAGATTCAAGCAGGTCTCGAGTGGATAATACTTCGTATAAAGTTAGCCTTAGAAAATTTGAGATATTCACACATTGAAGAAAAAAACAAATATGACATCAATCAACTGGATTTCTTAAACACGAATGTGTCAAGCATGATTTCAAAGCTAGAAATCACTGAAAATGCAAAGCCCGATATTGATGTTCAAAAACTCACAGATAAATTAAAGAATCTTGAACAAAAGATAGATTTATTTAGTATTAAGCTCACAGAGAGCTTTGATGATAGTGATGAATCCCATATAAAAAAAGATATTATTAAACTGGATTTGGCATTATCTTTGATTGAGTCGAGTAAAACTCAAATGTTATTGCAAAGGAATCAACATATTGAGCTTCTAACCACCATGTATAATACTTCAAAAGTGGATTTATTAGAGGTCAGAAAGTATCTAACTGATTCTGATATCAAAGCAAAGGAAAATGAAAAAGCGATCGCAGAATGGCAAAAATTGGCTCTGAATATGTTGTTGTTATCTATTTCTGAGCAAGGAAATAAAACCCCTAAAAAGATTTTGCAATTGGATAAATCAAAGAGAGAGAAAGCACAACAAGTTATCAAAGACTTGGAAAGTCTAAAATCCAATAATCAAGAGAATCTATTTATCCTTGGTTTGATTAATAACAAACTGAAAGAAGTTGATACCGGATTTACCAAGACCTGGTCATTGATAAAAGATTTTATCACATCGTCGAAAGATAATATTGTCAGTTTTATATATAAACCAATCTTCACCATCAATGAATATCCTGTCACATTGCTTCCATTAATTAAGTTGCTATTGATTATTTTTGTTGCATATATCATTTCAAAAATAGTGACATTTTTTATTCACAGAATTGAAAAGCGACTGAAGATTGACCGAATGAATGATCGCTCGTCAATTTATCTAATGCATAGGTTGTTGAATTATCTCATTATTTTGATTTCTGTGATTACCGGATTCAGTGTGCTTGGAATTAATCTTGGCAATATTACTTTGATTGCAGGTGCATTGTCGGTTGGTATTGGTTTTGGTTTACAAAATCTGGTGAGTAACTTTGTATCAGGTTTAACAATCATGTTTGAAAGAACTTTGAGTGTCGGAGACTATATTGAGGTTGATGGACAAACCACAGGGGTTGTTAGAGAAATACGGGCTCGTAGCACGAGGATAAATACCAATGATAACATTGATATCATTATTCCCAACTCGGACTTGGTGACCAACAAAATCATTAACTGGACGCTCAAAGAGTCCATTCGCAGGATTAAAATTTCATTTGGGGTTGCCTATGGTACAGATAAAGAATTAGTGAAAAAGGCAGCTTTGGAAGCGGCTGACAATGTTCAATACACTTTACATAATATTCACGGTAAAGAACCGGATGTCTGGTTGATGGAGTTTGGTGATAATAGTGTGAATTATTTGTTGTTAGTTTGGGTTGCCCACTATGGACTGAGACGACCGAACAGGATAAAAAACTATTATAACTGGGAATTGGATACCGCATTTAAAAAGTATGGAATTGAAATTCCTTTCCCTCAGCGAGATGTGCATCTGAATATTGTGAGAAAATCTAAAGAATCCAACACTGATTTTAAGAAAACCGAGAACGAAGAATGA
- a CDS encoding transposase, whose translation MITIDGIGEITAWSILAYLGDISLFATSGQVTSYAGINPFIENSGTSLKVSRLSKMGHKRLRKSLYMPAIVAKKYNPILINFYDKLINKGKPKKVAICAVMRKLLVLSYGVLKSETAFNPNYKKCKAN comes from the coding sequence TTGATTACAATTGATGGAATTGGAGAAATAACAGCTTGGTCAATATTGGCATATCTTGGTGATATTTCTTTATTTGCGACATCTGGGCAAGTAACCAGTTATGCAGGTATCAACCCTTTTATTGAAAACTCTGGTACTAGTCTGAAGGTCTCTAGATTATCAAAAATGGGTCATAAACGACTACGTAAATCTTTATACATGCCAGCTATAGTTGCTAAGAAATACAATCCAATTCTTATCAACTTTTATGACAAATTGATAAACAAAGGTAAACCCAAGAAAGTAGCAATTTGTGCTGTAATGAGGAAGCTGCTAGTTCTTTCTTATGGAGTTTTGAAATCGGAAACTGCATTTAATCCAAATTATAAAAAATGCAAGGCAAACTAA
- a CDS encoding phytanoyl-CoA dioxygenase family protein — protein sequence MNILNKLEILSQSEWDFFKKNGYLIKRNFIDKTIVQRIQETTEQHLKNRIAPFELEQEVNYPGSPKTVEEKGGDTIRRLKLAYSRDEVFKIWINNQKVIQVLKDLFQSEKIFFVQSHHNCVMTKQPQFSSETHWHKDTRYWNFANNHLINTWLPLDDEVTENGCLQVIPQSHQWQTPRELLDARLFLREDLPESMQWIEKAQNVEMKQGDLLFFHAAIFHAAGNNKTQKSKNSAVFTFHSDDNYPIPESNSTNFPEILISQD from the coding sequence ATGAATATATTGAACAAGCTGGAAATATTATCACAATCTGAATGGGATTTTTTTAAAAAAAACGGTTATCTGATAAAAAGAAATTTTATTGATAAAACAATCGTTCAACGAATTCAGGAAACTACAGAACAACATCTTAAAAACCGCATCGCTCCTTTTGAATTGGAGCAAGAGGTCAATTATCCGGGTTCTCCCAAAACTGTGGAAGAAAAAGGCGGTGACACTATCAGACGATTGAAGCTCGCCTATTCGCGTGATGAAGTTTTTAAAATTTGGATTAATAATCAAAAGGTTATACAAGTTTTGAAAGATTTATTTCAATCGGAAAAAATCTTTTTTGTGCAATCTCATCACAATTGCGTGATGACAAAACAACCACAATTCAGCTCAGAAACTCATTGGCACAAAGACACTCGATACTGGAATTTTGCCAATAATCATCTCATAAATACCTGGTTGCCTTTAGATGATGAAGTTACAGAAAACGGTTGTTTGCAAGTTATTCCACAATCTCATCAATGGCAAACACCCAGAGAACTATTAGACGCAAGACTTTTCCTCAGAGAAGATTTGCCAGAATCTATGCAATGGATTGAGAAAGCCCAAAATGTCGAAATGAAACAAGGTGATTTATTGTTTTTTCATGCTGCTATTTTTCATGCCGCCGGCAATAATAAAACACAAAAAAGTAAAAACTCAGCCGTTTTCACCTTTCACAGTGATGATAATTATCCGATACCCGAAAGTAATTCAACAAATTTTCCAGAAATTCTTATTTCACAAGATTAA
- a CDS encoding YjjG family noncanonical pyrimidine nucleotidase, giving the protein MHEKIKKYRWLIFDADNTLFDYNEAEKCALLKTLDDFEIQYPLETIIETYHRINHRLWMQFEKGEIKSQKEIKLKRTTQLFDALDVTRDVEQFAEDYLFNLSQNGQLFRNAMEVIDKLSNNHQMVIMTNGMTAVQKPRFAASPITKYFEHVIISEEIKHSKPSKEIFDYAFGLMNSPEKHEVLMIGDNLGSDVQGGINYGIDTVWFNLYQQKAKHKATYEVRNLREFIGKAE; this is encoded by the coding sequence ATGCATGAAAAAATAAAAAAATACCGTTGGTTGATATTTGATGCCGATAACACTTTGTTTGATTATAACGAAGCAGAAAAGTGCGCTTTGTTGAAAACACTGGATGATTTTGAAATTCAGTATCCACTTGAGACTATTATTGAGACTTATCATCGAATTAACCACCGACTTTGGATGCAGTTTGAAAAAGGTGAGATTAAATCTCAAAAAGAAATTAAACTCAAACGCACCACACAGCTTTTTGATGCTTTAGATGTAACCAGAGATGTGGAACAGTTTGCCGAAGATTATTTGTTTAATTTATCTCAAAACGGACAATTGTTTAGAAATGCGATGGAGGTCATTGATAAATTATCGAACAATCACCAAATGGTTATTATGACGAATGGTATGACAGCAGTGCAAAAACCGCGTTTTGCGGCATCTCCAATTACCAAATACTTCGAGCATGTGATTATTTCTGAAGAGATTAAGCACTCAAAGCCATCAAAAGAGATTTTTGATTATGCTTTTGGATTGATGAATTCGCCGGAAAAACACGAGGTTTTGATGATTGGTGATAATCTTGGCTCGGATGTTCAAGGTGGAATTAACTATGGGATTGATACTGTTTGGTTCAACTTGTATCAGCAGAAAGCAAAACACAAAGCCACCTATGAGGTCAGAAACTTGCGGGAGTTTATCGGCAAAGCGGAATAA